The nucleotide window TCGGCGGCCTCGGTACGCAGTAGCACGCACCCGCCCGCGGCAGCGGCCGTCCCCGAGCCTGCCCGGTTCACCCGGCGGAACGGGTAGAGCTGCCCGAAGAAGTAGACGAAGGCCGGGACGATCAGCCGCTCCCAGGCACTGACCACCCGCAACCGGGCCATCTGCGAGACCAGGTCGAAACCGTCCGGGGTGCCCGTGGTCGCCGCGGCGACCAGCTCCCGCAGACTGTCCGGCTCATGCGCGATGTCGGCGTCCGTCAGCAGCAGGAACTCCGGCTTGCGCTCCCGGGCCAGCGTGACCCCGTGCCGGACCGCCCAGAGCTTGCCGGTCCAGCCCGGCTCCGGCTCCCCGGGCGAGGAGACCGTGAGCGGCAGGCCTCCGTACCGTACGGACAGCGTGCGGGCGAGATCGCCGGTGCCGTCCTTGCTGCAGTCGTCGACCAGGAAGATCTCGGCCTCGCCCGGATAGTCCTGTGCCAGCAGCGAGGGCAGGCTCACGGGCAGCATGCCGGCCTCGTCACGGGCCGGGACCACGACGGCCACCGACGGCCAGCGCGCCGGAGCCGTGCGCCGGGGCAGCCGCTGGTCCGTGCGCCAGAACAACCCCTGCCCCAGCAGCAGCCACACCCACACGATCAGCGAACTCACGGCGATCCAGGCAACGGCGCTCATCCGCCGCAGTCTGCCCCACTTCCACAGGGCCGCAAGGGGTGTCGACTATGGTGACCGGGTGAAGATTGCGCTGATGGACTCCGGAATCGGCCTGCTCCCCATGGCGGCGGCGGTGCGCCGGCTGCGCCCGGGCGCCGACCTCGTACTCTCCTGCGATCCGGAGGGGATGCCCTGGGGACTGCGTACGCCACAGGACGTGACCGAACGCGCGCTCGCCGTGGCCCGCGCCGCGGCCCTGCACCGGCCGGACGCCCTGATCGTCGCCTGCAACACCGCGTCCGTACACACCCTGCCCGCGCTCCGCGCCGCGCTGGAGCCCGCGCTGCCGGTCATCGGCACCGTGCCCGCCATCAAGCCGGCGGCCACGGGCGGCGGCTCCGTCGCCATCTGGGCCACCCCGGCCACCACCGGCAGCCCGTACCAGCGTGCGCTGATCCGTGACTTCGCCG belongs to Streptomyces finlayi and includes:
- a CDS encoding glycosyltransferase, yielding MSAVAWIAVSSLIVWVWLLLGQGLFWRTDQRLPRRTAPARWPSVAVVVPARDEAGMLPVSLPSLLAQDYPGEAEIFLVDDCSKDGTGDLARTLSVRYGGLPLTVSSPGEPEPGWTGKLWAVRHGVTLARERKPEFLLLTDADIAHEPDSLRELVAAATTGTPDGFDLVSQMARLRVVSAWERLIVPAFVYFFGQLYPFRRVNRAGSGTAAAAGGCVLLRTEAAERARIPESIRQSVIDDVSLARAVQDSGGRIWLGLAERVDSVRPYPRLGDLWRMISRSAYTQLRHSPLLLAGTVPGLALVYLAPPVTLVAGLLTGDALAVWAGGAAWAVMAGTYMPMLAYYRQPLWLAPLLPVTALLYLLMTVDSAVQHRRGRGAAWKGRTYARPEAAPDR